The following are from one region of the Saccharomyces kudriavzevii IFO 1802 strain IFO1802 genome assembly, chromosome: 12 genome:
- the SRL2 gene encoding Srl2p (similar to Saccharomyces cerevisiae SRL2 (YLR082C)), which translates to MSNFKNFTLNSFEDFYGKASETPKIEEEKLEAMNTNASSLKKVHKNKKVISKYDQKNVFRNSMTALAQVPPSKSVKIIEQNIEFSNPKSFDLLQATHTICFNKKNGTKDTKINMEAQTSSDIDNDMLYVEAPADLGGNSNDEAETRQLRKFRWSNNKEKCLCEKLTVIYWALLLNTTKRASKRRPILCHQVIAEFFNRVYKEKSRVPITSRYIRDNLVAWVTQGKELHEKGWIGDTKTSDLQEQFNIATVKLYESTENGRIIMGKDKVFREENAGSDGLVQEESASVTDENGQVALEKNLKEDRRESIRNQILALDLGDEDFFQNTMKNLSAIDEPELRQYGVIISELVSMEIDDGKTVREKLRDVEMSINRLQLDIKEIKELLITLMNK; encoded by the coding sequence ATGTCTaacttcaagaatttcacTCTGAATTcctttgaagatttttaCGGAAAGGCTTCTGAAACGCCAAAAATAGAGGAAGAGAAACTGGAGGCAATGAACACGAATGCGTcttctttaaaaaaagtacacaaaaataaaaaggtCATCTCAAAATATGATCAAAAGAATGTATTTAGAAACTCAATGACAGCTTTGGCGCAAGTACCGCCGTCAAAATCGGTCAAGATCATAGAGCAAAATATAGAATTTTCCAATCCGAAGAGCTTCGACCTCCTGCAGGCGACACATACTATCTGTtttaacaagaaaaatggtacTAAGGATACAAAGATAAATATGGAAGCTCAGACTTCCAGCGATATTGATAATGACATGTTATACGTGGAAGCACCGGCAGACTTGGGAGGtaatagtaatgatgaagCAGAAACGAGGCAACTTAGAAAATTTCGATGGTctaataataaagaaaaatgtctTTGCGAAAAGCTGACGGTTATATATTGGGCTCTTTTGCTCAATACCACAAAGAGAGCAAGTAAGAGGAGACCGATATTATGCCATCAAGTGATAGCCGAGTTTTTCAATAGGGTTTATAAGGAGAAATCAAGGGTGCCCATAACGTCGAGATACATCAGAGATAATCTTGTCGCTTGGGTGACTCAGGGAAAGGAATTACATGAAAAAGGCTGGATAGGTGATACCAAAACTAGTGATTTGCAAGAACAATTCAATATAGCGACTGTCAAATTATATGAAAGCACAGAAAACGGGCGCATTATCATGGGTAAAGACAAAGTTTTTCGAGAGGAAAACGCTGGAAGCGACGGATTGGTTCAAGAAGAATCTGCCAGTGTGACTGATGAGAATGGCCAGGTTGCTTTagagaagaatttgaaagaagatcGTAGAGAGTCTATCAGGAATCAAATTCTAGCGTTAGACCTGggtgatgaagattttttccagaatacaatgaaaaatttgtctGCTATTGATGAACCAGAATTAAGACAGTATGGAGTCATAATTTCGGAACTGGTCAGTATGGAAATAGATGATGGTAAAACGGTACGAGAAAAGCTCCGAGACGTGGAAATGAGTATTAATAGGCTGCAGCTTGATATAAAAGAGATAAAGGAATTGCTTATTACGCTAATGAATAAGTGA
- the EMP70 gene encoding Emp70p (similar to Saccharomyces cerevisiae TMN2 (YDR107C) and EMP70 (YLR083C); ancestral locus Anc_8.254), whose translation MAYIQLLLLYFFVSATKAFYLPGVAPTTYKENDEIPLLVNHLTPSMYYQHEDEQGNSVSGDKENFLYSYDYYYDRFHFCRPKHVEKQPESLGSVIFGDRIYNSPFELNMLQEKECVPLCNTTIPGNDAKFINKLIKNGFFQNWLIDGLPAAREVYDGRTKTNFYGAGFELGDVEVSQGTRSKTAPKQAETTNEGLELGTRAEDYSIVETFEHPYFANHFDIMIEYHDRGGGDYRVVGVIVNPLSIKRSITGTCETDASPLILDEERDNEVSFTYSVKFKESATSWATRWDKYLHVYDPSIQWFSLINFSLVVVLLSSVVIHSLLRALKSDFARYNELNLEDDFQEDSGWKLNHGDVFRPPSHSLLLSILVGSGVQLFLMVTCSIFFAALGFLSPSSRGSLATVMFILYALFGFVGSYTSMGIYKFFNGPYWKANLLLTPLLVPGAILLIIVALNFFLMVVHSSGVIPARTLFFMVFLWFLFSIPLSFGGSLIARKKCGWDEHPTKTNQIARQIPFQPWYLKTIPATLIAGIFPFGSIAVELYFIYTSLWFNKIFYMFGFLFFSFLLLTLTTSLVTILITYHSLCLENWKWQWRGFIVGGVGCALYVFIHSILFTKFKLGGFVTIVLYVGYSYVISLLCCLVTGSIGFISSMFFLRRIYSSIKVD comes from the coding sequence ATGGCATACATACAGCTTTTGTTgctgtatttttttgtatcaGCAACCAAAGCCTTCTACTTACCAGGTGTGGCGCCTACCActtacaaagaaaatgatgagaTTCCATTGCTTGTTAATCATCTAACTCCATCAATGTATTACCAACACGAAGATGAACAAGGTAACAGTGTTTCCGGTGATAAAGAGAATTTCTTGTATTCATACGACTACTATTACGAtagattccatttttgccGGCCCAAGCACGTTGAAAAGCAACCTGAATCTTTGGGTTCTGTTATATTTGGTGACAGAATTTACAATTCTCCATTCGAATTGAATATGttacaagaaaaggagTGTGTTCCCTTGTGTAATACAACTATCCCAGGTAATGATGCTAAATTCATTAATAAGTTGATTAAAAATGGATTCTTCCAAAACTGGCTCATTGATGGACTACCGGCTGCCAGAGAGGTTTATGATGGCAGAACCAAGACAAACTTTTATGGCGCTGGCTTTGAACTTGGTGACGTTGAAGTATCCCAGGGAACCAGGAGTAAAACAGCTCCTAAACAGGCTGAAACCACTAATGAAGGTTTAGAACTTGGTACCCGTGCCGAAGATTACAGCATTGTGGAAACTTTCGAGCATCCTTACTTTGCTAACCATTTCGATATTATGATTGAATATCATGACCGCGGTGGGGGTGATTATCGTGTTGTTGGTGTTATTGTCAACCCACTGTCTATAAAACGTTCCATAACAGGTACGTGTGAAACGGATGCCTCTCCATTGATTCTCGATGAGGAACGCGACAATGAAGTTTCTTTCACTTATTCCGTTAAATTTAAGGAGTCAGCCACTTCTTGGGCTACTAGGTGGGATAAGTATTTACATGTTTATGACCCTTCAATTCAgtggttttctttgattaacTTTTCCTTGGTTGTTGTCTTATTATCATCTGTCGTTATTCATTCGTTGCTGCGCGCTTTGAAAAGTGATTTCGCTCGTTATAATGAATTGAATCTGGAGgatgattttcaagaagattcAGGCTGGAAATTGAACCATGGAGATGTTTTCCGCCCACCAAGTCACTCACTGTTACTCTCGATTTTAGTTGGTTCAGGAGTTCAATTATTTTTGATGGTAACTtgcagtatttttttcgcaGCATTAGGCTTCCTATCGCCTAGTTCTAGAGGTTCGTTAGCCACTGTCATGTTTATTCTATATGCATTATTCGGATTCGTCGGTTCCTATACATCCATGGGTATCtacaagtttttcaatgggCCATATTGGAAGGCAAACTTGCTCTTAACCCCACTTTTAGTTCCCGGTGCTATTTTACTAATAATTGTTGCattgaactttttcttaatGGTCGTTCATTCTTCTGGGGTGATTCCAGCAAgaactttgttttttatggTGTTTTTATGGTTTTTGTTCTCTATTCCGTTATCATTTGGTGGTTCATTGATCGCCAGGAAAAAGTGTGGTTGGGATGAGCATCCAACCAAGACAAATCAAATTGCAAGACAAATCCCCTTCCAACCTTGGTATTTGAAAACCATACCAGCCACTTTAATTGCTGGTATCTTCCCATTTGGTTCCATCGCCGTTGAATTGTACTTCATATACACAAGTTTATGGTTTAATAAGATCTTCTACATGTTTggatttttatttttctctttcctaTTACTAACTTTAACAACCTCTCTCGTCACTATCTTAATCACTTATCATTCATTATGTCTCGAAAACTGGAAATGGCAATGGAGAGGATTTATTGTCGGAGGTGTAGGTTGCGCTCTGTATGTATTCATTCATTCCATTCTATTTACCAAATTCAAGCTGGGTGGATTCGTAACCATCGTCTTGTATGTCGGTTACTCCTATGTTATTTCACTCCTATGTTGCTTGGTGACCGGGTCAATTGGTTTTATTAGCAGCATGTTCTTTCTCAGAAGGATTTACTCATCCATCAAAGTAGACTAG
- the ARP6 gene encoding Arp6p (similar to Saccharomyces cerevisiae ARP6 (YLR085C); ancestral locus Anc_8.258), giving the protein MERSPIVIDNGSYEIKFAPSTNEMPFRALNALAKDKFGTSYLSNHIKNIKDISSITFRRPHELGQLTLWELESCIWDYCFFNPSEFRGFDLKEGKGHHLVASESCMTLPELSKHADQVIFEEYEFDSLFKSPVAVFVPFTKSYKGKLKTISGKDEEADVVTSNSGITTFTSRECGSAQNSDSDYHDFQLVIDSGFNCTWIIPVLKGIPYYKAVKKLDIGGRFLTGLLKETLSFRHYNMMDETILVNNVKEKCLFVSPVSYFDSFKAKDKHALEYVLPDFQTSFIGYVRNPREENSPLPEDAQTIALTDELFTIPETFFHPEISQITKPGIVEAILESLSMLPEIVRPLMVGNIVCTGGNFNLPNFAQRLAAELQRQLPTDWTCHVSVPIGDCALFGWEVMSQFAKTESYRRARVTRDEYYEHGPDWCTKQRFGYQNWI; this is encoded by the coding sequence ATGGAAAGATCACCTATTGTGATTGATAATGGCTCCTACGAAATCAAGTTTGCTCCTTCCACCAATGAAATGCCCTTTCGGGCTTTGAATGCATTGGCCAAAGATAAATTTGGTACGTCGTACTTATCCAACCAcatcaaaaacatcaaagaTATCTCGTCCATCACTTTCCGGAGACCACACGAACTCGGACAGTTGACTCTATGGGAATTAGAGAGTTGCATATGGGATTATTGCTTTTTTAATCCTTCAGAATTCCGTGGATTTGATCTAAAGGAGGGGAAGGGCCATCATCTGGTCGCTAGTGAGAGCTGCATGACCTTGCCGGAACTGAGCAAACATGCTGACCAAGTGATATTTGAGGAATACGAATTCGATAGTCTTTTCAAGTCTCCTGTAGCAGTATTTGTGCCATTTACCAAGTCATATAAGGGTAAATTGAAAACGATCTCGGGtaaggatgaagaagcagATGTTGTCACCAGTAACTCGGGTATCACTACGTTTACGTCCAGAGAATGCGGGAGTGCACAAAACTCGGATAGCGACTATCATGATTTCCAACTGGTTATCGATTCTGGGTTCAACTGCACCTGGATCATTCCTGTTCTCAAAGGAATACCGTACTATAAAgctgtaaaaaaattggacaTTGGTGGGCGTTTCCTAACGGGGTTGTTGAAGGAAACATTATCATTCCGACACTACAACATGATGGATGAAACGATACTCGTCAATaatgtcaaagaaaaatgtttgtTTGTAAGCCCGGTGTCTTATTTTGACAGTTTCAAAGCAAAGGATAAGCACGCATTGGAATACGTACTGCCTGATTTCCAAACAAGTTTTATTGGCTACGTAAGGAACCctagagaagaaaacagCCCTTTGCCGGAAGATGCACAGACCATAGCATTGACCGATGAACTTTTCACAATACCAGAAACGTTTTTCCATCCAGAAATTTCCCAGATAACGAAACCGGGCATTGTGGAGGCAATCTTGGAGAGCCTCTCCATGTTACCGGAAATCGTACGACCTCTCATGGTGGGAAACATCGTATGCACGGGAggaaatttcaatcttcCCAATTTTGCCCAAAGGCTGGCGGCAGAGTTGCAAAGGCAATTGCCCACAGATTGGACTTGTCATGTGTCAGTGCCAATAGGCGATTGTGCTCTTTTCGGATGGGAAGTGATGTCGCAGTTCGCAAAGACCGAATCCTACCGGAGAGCCAGGGTCACAAGGGATGAATACTACGAGCATGGTCCTGACTGGTGCACCAAGCAAAGGTTTGGTTACCAGAATTGGATTTAA
- the RAX2 gene encoding Rax2p (similar to Saccharomyces cerevisiae RAX2 (YLR084C); ancestral locus Anc_8.256): MFVHRLWTLIFPFLAQASKASQLQNIKSLLDIEDNVLPNLNISQDNSNAVQILGGVDALSLYEYTGQQNFTKEISPGTNSRGLVYYSNNTYIQVEDASDDTRIDKITPFGADSFILSGSGTINNMPIGNQILYNLSTLSMAPIFDQPLGSVESVLINGTSVYFGGNFSYNNGSMTGHSALIWDSISNKTQLLPFGGFGENSNVNSIIKLNDDNILFAGKFYTLDDSSALITAGSNNTTNSTSLLNATKLELGQRIPLRYATWDFQGSTTFESNSLVCPNANEDAWVYPATSGTLVCKLPYEVSPTKVRLYNSQDSDGEISVFQILTNPSNSIMNLTYLDPLSGKLKNCDEFCPLYSRATLLSASQNVSSPMDMISFLDNNNTDVKWSSDFQDFAFANELPVTLLKFTAINSYGKSVGLSGLELYQDTFSTYANNSLNEYGCSALANDSSSSTLSSNSWYNGLGGESYIATEYVPNQDEPTPRVNFYPNIVHPGHYIINTYTPGCVQDHTCSSRGIVNVTMWNPQNKTMMKTYTIYQNNDNLKYDQIYSGYLDFSPEIILEYVSGIHTSNTATVVVADQVNVITVLLDAFSTLSESANTKEYIPLNGVLQYQKSNFTSTTSNETKIGNTTLNVFAVDNYPNNSSLFADTNGDRLILGGTNNHISIIGLNDNLEVVLSEKQIIQGDVHGMTQTSQGLLIFGDLLSSNNQSSVLLFNGSFENVFNYSRTVNSAINISLANNDLIVFDNDYIVNTSSSAQILNSTSFSLSLWSAGSNGNDDVLFSGAVSRMQFGGLNGSARFLSEDKVQALNLDNAVVPYLAAYLNESTTAYAYETNLLNKIYFSNNVDPSWNWSTSITRMLYANNQSLLTVGSESSTTAELSIFNLKNFTMIANETMGSNAKINALVNFEKNSSLLVGGNFQMSKPNCSGLCLYNYESKSWSTFFNNTFFGEITQLSFSAASQLVISGLFDTEEYQSVRLASFNLTNSTMIPLLTGAEGKINSFVVTEESIVAWNDTSLLIYRDQEWNITSVPGNDSSIGSVSTINTNAGPGTLNRRATNNAENGTILLLSGNFSIPDYGNLQGLLFDFETWSPYFVSESSNTSNRNPTIFINRDVSTEFNSQIPLSNLNVTETGPQSASSQFPSSSASSELKPKSKKRIDRGFVVLIGLALALGTVSVLGIAGVILAYVFKDPEGDYKPIKPRIDENEMLDTVPPEKLMKFV; this comes from the coding sequence atgttTGTTCATCGTCTCTGGACACtcatatttccttttcttgcaCAGGCTTCGAAGGCTTCACAATTACAGAATATCAAATCATTACTGGATATTGAAGACAACGTACTGCCgaatttgaatatatcGCAAGATAACAGTAATGCAGTGCAAATTCTCGGCGGTGTGGATGCTTTATCTTTGTACGAGTACACAGGCCAGCAGAATTTTACTAAAGAGATAAGTCCGGGGACTAATTCACGTGGACTAGTTTATTACTCTAACAATACCTATATTCAAGTGGAAGATGCCTCTGATGATACTCGAATAGACAAGATCACACCGTTTGGCGCTGATTCGTTTATTCTTAGTGGATCAGGAACCATAAACAATATGCCTATAGGAAACCAGATACTCTACAATTTGTCGACGCTGTCTATGGCACCGATATTTGATCAGCCGTTAGGAAGCGTCGAGTCTGTGCTTATAAACGGCACTAGTGTTTATTTTGgaggaaatttttcatataacAACGGCTCCATGACGGGCCATAGTGCCCTTATTTGGGACTCTATATCAAATAAAACCCAGCTTTTACCCTTTGGGGGGTTTGGTGAAAACTCCAATGTGAATTCTATCATCAAACTCAATGATGATAACATTTTGTTTGCAGGAAAGTTCTATACATTGGATGATTCTTCGGCACTTATCACTGCTGGTTCCAATAACACTACAAATTCAACGTCCCTGTTGAATGCTACGAAACTGGAATTGGGACAGCGAATTCCATTAAGATACGCCACCTGGGATTTTCAGGGCAGTACAACGTTTGAATCCAATTCTCTAGTATGCCCCAACGCTAATGAAGACGCATGGGTATATCCGGCTACATCAGGGACTTTGGTTTGTAAGTTGCCCTATGAAGTCTCACCGACAAAGGTAAGACTTTACAATTCCCAAGATTCTGATGGCGAAATTTCCGTATTTCAAATACTAACCAACCCATCTAATAGTATAATGAATTTAACATATCTGGATCCACTAAGTGGAAAACTCAAAAATTGTGATGAATTTTGCCCCTTGTACAGTCGAGCCACTCTACTCTCAGCAAGTCAAAATGTATCTTCACCCATGGACATGATTTCGTTTCTAGATAACAATAATACGGATGTAAAATGGTCATCCGATTTTCAAGACTTTGCATTTGCAAATGAACTTCCCGTTACATTGTTAAAATTCACTGCCATAAATTCGTACGGAAAAAGCGTTGGATTATCGGGTTTAGAGCTTTACCAAGATACATTCTCAACTTACGCCAACAATTCGTTAAATGAATACGGTTGCAGCGCGCTGGCTAATGATTCATCATCGTCTACATTATCGAGTAACAGTTGGTATAACGGCTTGGGAGGCGAAAGTTATATAGCCACTGAATATGTTCCAAATCAGGATGAGCCAACACCACGTGTGAATTTTTATCCCAACATTGTTCACCCAGGTCATTATATAATCAACACATACACTCCCGGATGTGTTCAGGATCACACATGCTCTTCAAGAGGAATTGTGAACGTGACCATGTGGAATCcgcaaaataaaacaatgatgaagacatACAcaatttatcaaaataaCGATAACTTAAAATATGATCAGATCTATTCGGGAtatttggatttttcacCGGAAATCATCCTGGAATACGTTTCGGGAATACATACAAGTAACACTGCAACAGTCGTAGTAGCTGATCAAGTCAACGTCATTACTGTTTTATTGGATGCTTTCAGTACTCTTTCAGAATCTGCCAATACTAAGGAATACATTCCATTAAATGGTGTCCTGCAAtaccaaaaatcaaatttcaCTAGCACAACGTCCAACGAAACAAAAATAGGAAACACCACCTTGAATGTCTTCGCGGTAGATAACTATCCAAATAACTCCTCTCTTTTTGCCGACACTAATGGTGACAGATTAATACTTGGTGGAACAAATAACCACATCTCTATTATTGGTTTGAATGACAACTTAGAAGTAGTTCTAAGTGAAAAGCAAATCATTCAGGGTGATGTGCATGGTATGACACAAACTAGCCAAGGTTTGCTGATATTCGGAGACCTCCTTTCTTCTAATAATCAGTCAAGTGTTTTGCTGTTTAACGGGTCGTTTGAAAACGTTTTTAACTATTCTAGGACGGTGAATAGTGCTATCAACATAAGCCTTGCAAATAACGACTTGATCGTGTTTGACAACGATTACATAGTGAATACATCTTCCAGTGCACAAATATTGAATTCCACCTCCTTTAGCCTGTCACTTTGGTCGGCTGGTAGTAATGGTAACGATGACGTTTTGTTTTCAGGGGCAGTGTCTCGAATGCAATTTGGTGGTTTGAATGGATCTGCGCGTTTCTTAAGTGAAGATAAAGTACAGGCGCTGAATTTAGATAATGCTGTCGTACCATATTTGGCTGCTTATTTAAATGAGTCAACTACAGCGTACGCATATGAAACAAATCTTCTGAACAAGATTTACTTTTCTAATAATGTCGATCCTTCCTGGAATTGGTCTACCAGTATTACTCGCATGTTATACGCGAATAATCAAAGTTTGTTGACGGTTGGTTCGGAGTCCTCAACAACAGCGGAATTGTCGATAttcaacttgaaaaatttcaccaTGATTGCCAATGAAACAATGGGGTCAAATGCGAAGATAAATGCGTTGGTCAatttcgaaaaaaattctagCTTATTAGTTGGCggaaatttccaaatgaGCAAGCCGAATTGCTCCGGATTATGTCTGTACAACTACGAAAGCAAAAGCTGGTCTACGTTCTTTAATAATACATTTTTTGGTGAAATCACTCAACTTTCCTTCTCTGCCGCTTCACAATTAGTTATTTCCGGTCTCTTTGACACAGAGGAATATCAATCAGTACGTTTAGCATCCTTTAACTTGACGAATTCCACTATGATTCCATTATTGACAGGTGCGGagggaaaaataaattcaTTTGTCGTTACCGAAGAATCAATTGTGGCTTGGAATGATACTTCCTTACTTATTTATAGAGACCAAGAATGGAATATTACCTCAGTGCCAGGTAACGACAGTTCTATTGGCTCCGTTTCCACTATCAACACAAATGCAGGGCCAGGCACTTTGAATAGGCGAGCAACCAACAATGCCGAGAATGGTACTATTCTGCTCCTTAGTGGTAACTTTAGTATTCCAGATTATGGAAACTTACAGGGTTTGCTATTTGACTTCGAAACTTGGTCTCCCTACTTTGTCTCAGAATCATCCAATACTTCCAATCGCAATCCAACAATTTTTATAAATAGAGACGTGTCAACAGAATTCAACTCTCAAATCCCACTTTCAAATTTAAATGTGACTGAAACGGGCCCTCAATCGGCGTCCTCCCAGTTTCCATCTTCTTCGGCCAGCAGTGAGCTCAAACCAAAGTCAAAGAAGAGGATAGATCGTGGGTTTGTGGTTCTCATTGGTCTTGCATTAGCATTAGGGACAGTTTCAGTCCTCGGTATCGCGGGCGTCATCCTTGCCTATGTTTTCAAAGACCCAGAGGGCGACTATAAACCCATCAAACCACGAATTGATGAGAATGAAATGCTCGATACCGTTCCTCCCGAAAAACTCATGAAGTTTGTCTAA